TCCACCGGGATCTAGTAAAACTGATTGGACTGAATAACATCTCCAGTGACTAAAACATTAAACATTGATGGCTACCATCATCAAAGAGAACAGCGGGATCGCGACGCGTCACAGCCTATGAACTGTAGTTTACTGGCAGCTAGTATGCTTTTTTCAGAAAAATATGGGCTTATGGATAACAACAGAGTTGTGATCAGGGTCACATTTAGTTGGCAGCGCTGCAAAGTATTGGCTAAGCAGCGCGATTGTTTGGTTATGGTTTGGCGGCAGCAAAGTGTTGTTGCACAAAGGCTACGCGTTGCTCGACACTTTCGGTTTTATCTTGACGTTTAAGCTCAGCAAGATGCTGCTCTACAGCATGGGTGCGCGTAGTTAAGCCGGCATTATTAGCGATTTGAATATTTAGCCCAGGACGGGCGTTAATTTCTAAAATTAACGGTCCTTGTTCTTGGTCAAGTACCATATCTACACCAATGTAACCAAGTCCACACAGCTCATAGCAGCTAGCAGCTAAGTGAATGAAGCCTTGCCAGTCAGGAAGTTGCACGCCTGCCACTGGATGTGTGGTGTCAGGATGCTTATTGATTTTGTTGTTAAGCCAAGTGCCTTCTAGGGTTTTTCCCGTGGCTAAGTCAACACCAACACCGATCGCTCCTTGGTGCAAGTTAGCTTTACCGCCTGATTGGCGGGTAGGTAAGCGTAGCATGGCCATAACAGGGTAGCCCATCAGGACAATGATGCGAATATCGGGCACCCCTTCATAGCTAATGCTTTTAAAAATGGGGTCGGGTTTGACGCGATATTCAATCAGCGCCCGGTCACGAGCGCCTCCTAGTGAGTATAGGCCAGTTAAAATACTGGAGATCTGATACTCAATTTCTTCGT
The sequence above is a segment of the Thiopseudomonas alkaliphila genome. Coding sequences within it:
- a CDS encoding alpha-L-glutamate ligase-like protein, producing MFGLIKTWRELSKLGIMGINRRNADYVLKYNKRSLYPIVDDKILTKQRALENGVKVPEMYGVISTEKEIAQLSKIINGHEDFVIKPAQGAGGDGIIVIADRFEGRYRTVSGKIMSHEEIEYQISSILTGLYSLGGARDRALIEYRVKPDPIFKSISYEGVPDIRIIVLMGYPVMAMLRLPTRQSGGKANLHQGAIGVGVDLATGKTLEGTWLNNKINKHPDTTHPVAGVQLPDWQGFIHLAASCYELCGLGYIGVDMVLDQEQGPLILEINARPGLNIQIANNAGLTTRTHAVEQHLAELKRQDKTESVEQRVAFVQQHFAAAKP